One Lepus europaeus isolate LE1 chromosome X, mLepTim1.pri, whole genome shotgun sequence genomic window carries:
- the MID1IP1 gene encoding mid1-interacting protein 1 produces MMQICDTYNQKHSLFNAMNRFIGAVNNMDQTVMVPSLLRDVPLAEPGLDDDVGVEVGGSGGCLEEGTPPAPSPGSANGSFFAPSRDMYSHYVLLKSIRNDIEWGVLHQPPPPAAGSEEGSAWKSKDILVDLSHLESADAGEEDLEQQFHYHLRGLHTVLSKLTRKANILTNRYKQEIGFSNWSH; encoded by the coding sequence ATGATGCAAATCTGCGACACCTACAACCAGAAGCACTCGCTCTTCAACGCCATGAATCGCTTCATCGGCGCCGTGAACAACATGGACCAGACGGTGATGGTGCCCAGCCTGCTGCGCGACGTGCCCCTGGCGGAGCCTGGGCTAGATGACGACGTTGGCGTGGAGGTAGGCGGCAGCGgcggctgcctggaggagggcacgcccccggcccccagcccgggCAGCGCCAACGGCAGCTTTTTTGCGCCCTCCCGGGACATGTACAGCCACTACGTGCTGCTCAAGTCCATCCGCAACGACATCGAGTGGGGAGTCCTCCatcagccgccgccgccggctgCGGGGAGCGAGGAGGGCAGCGCCTGGAAGTCCAAAGACATCCTGGTGGACCTGAGCCACTTGGAGAGCGCGGACGCCGGCGAGGAAGACCTGGAGCAGCAGTTCCACTACCACCTGCGCGGGCTGCACACTGTGCTGTCCAAACTCACGCGCAAAGCCAACATCCTCACCAACAGATACAAGCAGGAGATTGGCTTCAGCAACTGGAGCCACTGA